The window TCAGTGCAGCAGCTATTGTCTCCAAGCTTATTGGTACGCTGCAAAAGATCCCGCTGCAAAATTTAGGCGGGGATGCCGTTTTCGGCATTTATAATACGGTTTATCCGCTGTATACGATGCTTGTCACGGTCGCGATGCTGGGTCTGCCGCCCGCCATATCCAAATTTGTAGCCGAGGCTTCCGCCGGAGGAGATGAGGCAGAAGGACGCCGGGTACTCCGGCTGTCGGCAATCCTTACAGCCATCAGCGGCCTGGTTATCGGTGTGCTTACCTATGCCGGTGCTCCGGTCATTGCAAGGTGGGTCGGAAATTCGCATGTTATACCAGCGCTGCATACCAGCGCCTGGGGGCTGGCAGTTGTACCGCTGATGGCAGCCATGCGCGGCTACTTTCAGGGATTGCATAATATGGTGCCGACGGCTGTATCTCAGGTTGTAGAGCAGTCAGTCCGCGTTATTGTGATGATCGCACTGCTGCTGTATCTGACAAGAAATGGTGCGGACGCAGCCAGTATAGCGGCTGGCGCGTTGCTCGGCTCAGCCGGAGGCGGAGCCGCAGGGCTCCTTGTCATGCTGCTGTTCTGGCGGCGCCACCGCCATAAGGTCTCCGCATTACTGCCGGAAGCTGCATCCGAATTATCCGCCGCCGCTGCTGAGACTGCAGCAGGTAGACAGTCCGGCTTCAGCGCGGCGGCCGGGGGCCGGCGGCACAAAGGCATCCAAGCCCGGCAGCTGCTCACCTACGGGCTGCCGGTAATGCTGGGGGCATTAGCCGTGCCGCTGGTCGGACTGGTCGATGTGTTTACAGTCCCCCGGCTGCTGTCGTCATCCTACAGTGAAGCGGCTTCAATGGCGCAGTTCGGCATTTACAACCGCGGTCTGCCGCTTGTGCAGATCGTGACGATGCTGGCGACCTCACTGTCAGTTGTATTCATACCGGCACTGGCCGAGGCCAAATACCGCGGGGACGAGGGGCTTGTAAGAACCCGCTGCAGCCTGTCGTTGCGCTGGTTCTGGCTGCTGGGCCTGGCCGCTTCAGTCGGCCTGGCAGTCCTGGCAGAGCCGATTAACGTGGCTCTGTACGGCGATGCCGCCGGCAGCAGCACGATGATCTGGCTGGCCTTCACCGCCGCCGGCGGCACGGTCAGCATCATCTCGGCCGCGCTGCTGCAGGGCCTTGGCGCCGTGCGTGCGCCGGCGCTGCATCTGTTGGCCGCAGCAATGCTTAAGGCGGCCCTCAACCTGCTGCTCGTGCCGCAGCAGGGCATTACCGGCGCAGCCATCGCCAGCGTGGCTACGCATCTGTTCGCAGCTGCGCTGAACGTGCTGCTGCTGCACCGCCAGGGCTATCTGCGGCTGCGCTTCGCAGATGCCCTGGTGAAGCCCGCGCTGCTGCTCGCGGGCTTAGGGTTGGCCGCCGCCGCTGTGAGCTCCGGCGCCGGCTTTGCTGCGGCTGCCGCCGGCTTCGGCGGCGGGCGGACGGCAAGCCTCGCGCAGAGCCTGCTCGGCGTGCTGGCGGGCTGCGCTGTCTTTGCCGCAGGCGCGGTAGCCCTGCGGCTGCTCAGCGAGAGCGAGCTGCGCCAGCTGCCGGGCTTCGGCCCGAAGCTGGCGGATAAGCTGAAGAAGCTGCGCCTGTTCCCTTAAGAAGCGGGCACATGGCATACGCTCGGAGATTTGATTGATAGCATAAGAAGGAGTGGAACGGCATGAGTGCAACATTAACAGTGGTTGGCCTGGGTTCAGGCAACCCGGACCGGCTGACGCTGGGCATTATTAAGAAACTGAAGGCGGCAACGACCGTTTACGTACGGACCGCTGAGCATCCGGTAATGGCGGCGCTCAAGGAGCTGGAGATCTCTTCCCGATCGTTTGACGGGTTATATGAGTCGCTGGATTCCTTTCCGGAGGTATATGAAGCGATTACTTCCCGATTAATCGAAGAAGCGCTGTCTGCACCGCAGGGTACTGAGATCGTCTATGCTGTTCCAGGCCACCCGATGGTCGCGGAGTCGGCGGTATCCCTCCTGCGCCAGCGCTGCCCGGAAGCGGGCATTGAGCTGCAGATTCTCGGCGGGGAGAGCTTCCTGGATGAGGCATTTGTGCGCCTGGGCTTCGATCCGATTGAAGGCTTTCAGCTGCTGGATGCCTCGGGGATCCGCAGCTCCCAGCTTCAGCCGCAGCTGCATACCCTGATCGGCCAGGTCTATGACAGCTTTACAGCATCAGAAACAAAGCTGTGTCTGATGGAGCTGTACCCGCCGGAGTACGAAGTGATTGTGGGCCATGCGCTTGGAGTGGAACAGGAGGAGCGTATTCTACGGGTGCCGCTGTATGAGCTGGACCGGCTGGACGGGTATGGCAACCTTTCACTGGTGTATGTTCCGGCGAACCGTTCGGAGGATGCGCGTAAACGCACCTTTGCCCGCCTTCATGAAATCGTTGATACCCTGAGA of the Paenibacillus pedocola genome contains:
- a CDS encoding putative polysaccharide biosynthesis protein, with the protein product MKLNPQGSKLLQGAFILSAAAIVSKLIGTLQKIPLQNLGGDAVFGIYNTVYPLYTMLVTVAMLGLPPAISKFVAEASAGGDEAEGRRVLRLSAILTAISGLVIGVLTYAGAPVIARWVGNSHVIPALHTSAWGLAVVPLMAAMRGYFQGLHNMVPTAVSQVVEQSVRVIVMIALLLYLTRNGADAASIAAGALLGSAGGGAAGLLVMLLFWRRHRHKVSALLPEAASELSAAAAETAAGRQSGFSAAAGGRRHKGIQARQLLTYGLPVMLGALAVPLVGLVDVFTVPRLLSSSYSEAASMAQFGIYNRGLPLVQIVTMLATSLSVVFIPALAEAKYRGDEGLVRTRCSLSLRWFWLLGLAASVGLAVLAEPINVALYGDAAGSSTMIWLAFTAAGGTVSIISAALLQGLGAVRAPALHLLAAAMLKAALNLLLVPQQGITGAAIASVATHLFAAALNVLLLHRQGYLRLRFADALVKPALLLAGLGLAAAAVSSGAGFAAAAAGFGGGRTASLAQSLLGVLAGCAVFAAGAVALRLLSESELRQLPGFGPKLADKLKKLRLFP
- the mazG gene encoding nucleoside triphosphate pyrophosphohydrolase, giving the protein MSATLTVVGLGSGNPDRLTLGIIKKLKAATTVYVRTAEHPVMAALKELEISSRSFDGLYESLDSFPEVYEAITSRLIEEALSAPQGTEIVYAVPGHPMVAESAVSLLRQRCPEAGIELQILGGESFLDEAFVRLGFDPIEGFQLLDASGIRSSQLQPQLHTLIGQVYDSFTASETKLCLMELYPPEYEVIVGHALGVEQEERILRVPLYELDRLDGYGNLSLVYVPANRSEDARKRTFARLHEIVDTLRSPEGCPWDREQTHESLRKNLIEETYEVLETIDEDDPDHMKEELGDLLLQIMLHSQMEEELGTFSVYDVIEGLNDKLIFRHPHVFGGKNAADAEEALKNWEGMKAEEKRLKGMMPEAESALSGVPRDLPALMKAYKLQKKASKVGFDWDNTTDVLAKIREEVDELQEAIETGATAEEQMLELGDLLFAATNIARFIGADPEEALTRTNRKFVSRFAYIEQQLLNRGTSVKESGLEVMEQLWQEAKAEERK